Below is a window of Alistipes sp. ZOR0009 DNA.
CTCGTATATTTTGGCGGAATTGCCTATTCAATTTCGCCAACTAGCACGCCCGATAGGCACCAGTGGCTAAAGCTCGATCCTTCTGGTTCGCCAAGAGGAATGTAAACCTTCATCTCGTGCATTCCCTCTGATAGGCCGCTGATAGGTACGTAAACCGGATTGGTTAGCGTGCCTGGGCACCAGCCCGAGCGGCTTAGATCGGACGACGAGATGCCGTTCCAGAAGTTCCCCGATGCAGGGTTATACTCGCGGTAGGTACCGCAGTCGGTGCGCCAAGGGGTAAAGCTGTAAATCGATTTACCATCAAGGAACAGCTCGTTTCTTTTAGGAACAAACTCATCACCGGTGTCCCATCCGCCGTGTCCGGTGGTAATGTAGCGTAGGGTAACGTTCTTAACGCCCTTCGGAACGTCGAACTTTACGCGTAACGAGTCGTCCTTAAACATGGTCGAGTAGGGTTGTCCGCCCATTTCTAGCACGTTGATGGTGGCAAAAATAGGCTTAATCCAGTACTTCTTTTCTGGAGCCTTACTTATTTCTGTTTCATTTAGATGGTACTTTATCTTTAGCGATACCTTGTGGCCTCCCTTATCGTAGTTGCCAATAAAGGCACCAACCCATACTTCGCCTTCAAGGGCTGGTAGCAGCTCGGTTACATCCTGCTTAAAGAACGAGGAATCTCTCCAATTTAGCCCTTCTACAGCGCGGTATCCGTTAAAATGCTTAACACCAAAGCTGGTAAAAAAGCGCATTAGCTCAATAATAGGCGAGAACTCGGGGGTTGCCACCACGCCAGGATACTCTTTGCCCTGCTTATCGGTGTATATAGGAAGAACTTTAGCCCCTTTTCTGATGCCTTCCATAAACGACTGCTTCTTGTCGGTAGGTACAATAAAGATAGATCCGGTACGGTCGTAGGCATCGCCGTTGGAGTACTGTACCAGCTCCACAAAGGCGTTGGCGCTTTGTGGCACCTTAGGAAGCTTAACCTTCTTCATGATTACCGTTCCTCCGGCGTAGCTGAAGGTTTCGTTTGCGGCCTCCTCGTTGCTCGGATTTACTCGGGTAGAGCCCCAGCAGATTTGCTCGTTGGTAAACACGTCTACGGTTTTGATGTAGCTCCCTACCACCATCGAGCGGTAGCGGATGTCTGGCATTATATCGCCATAAGATGCTGGTAAAACCGATGTTGGGATCTGCTTCTTCTTCAGATACTCCACCTTTTCGGCCTTTACCATGCTGTTGCCGTTGCGCACCACCTTTAGCACCAACCCGCTATTGGGGCAGTACGACGATTGTGGCGAGCCCTTTACGCCTGCTTCTTCGGTAAAGTATACTTCAATGGTGTTCGAGAAGAGCACCGCCTTGGCCTTTTTGCACTTAAATCCGAGGATGGTTTCAGTCTCGCTGGTTACCTCGAACTTAGGAAGTTTGGCGAATTCGGTAACGGTGCTCACGCGCTTGCCGGTGTAGAGATCGGCCATTTGGTAGATGCTCTCTTTGCCAAAGTCGATGTAGGTAGCCTCCTTGGGCACCTCGGCAATCCGATTTCCACCCGGCTTAACGGTTTGGATTCGGGCCGCTCCGTTGGCGTACACCAGCTCGGTGTAGCTGTCGCCGCTAACGTCCT
It encodes the following:
- a CDS encoding PNGase F N-terminal domain-containing protein, which translates into the protein MKKNTILTITLGLCLGLGNQALAQYDKAARVVYKTYSNGKDVSGDSYTELVYANGAARIQTVKPGGNRIAEVPKEATYIDFGKESIYQMADLYTGKRVSTVTEFAKLPKFEVTSETETILGFKCKKAKAVLFSNTIEVYFTEEAGVKGSPQSSYCPNSGLVLKVVRNGNSMVKAEKVEYLKKKQIPTSVLPASYGDIMPDIRYRSMVVGSYIKTVDVFTNEQICWGSTRVNPSNEEAANETFSYAGGTVIMKKVKLPKVPQSANAFVELVQYSNGDAYDRTGSIFIVPTDKKQSFMEGIRKGAKVLPIYTDKQGKEYPGVVATPEFSPIIELMRFFTSFGVKHFNGYRAVEGLNWRDSSFFKQDVTELLPALEGEVWVGAFIGNYDKGGHKVSLKIKYHLNETEISKAPEKKYWIKPIFATINVLEMGGQPYSTMFKDDSLRVKFDVPKGVKNVTLRYITTGHGGWDTGDEFVPKRNELFLDGKSIYSFTPWRTDCGTYREYNPASGNFWNGISSSDLSRSGWCPGTLTNPVYVPISGLSEGMHEMKVYIPLGEPEGSSFSHWCLSGVLVGEIE